One Perca flavescens isolate YP-PL-M2 chromosome 16, PFLA_1.0, whole genome shotgun sequence genomic window, GAGCAAGTGGGAGTCGAGTTACAGCACCACAGCCATCAACCACAACACAGACGGATCCACTGACTATGGCATCTTCCAGATCAACAGCCGCTGGTGGTGTAACGATGGCCTCACGCCCACAAAGAACGCATGCAACATTAATTGCAGAGGTCAGTGATGAACCACCAAAACCTCAACTACCCTATTTTGCCATGTTTATGACACTAGTCCTGTTGTTTCCTGATCAAGCAGCGACTTTCatgcctgaaaagtgaagccatggctttaacctgcattctatctaattttcAGCAGGGAGCGAAGTTtatttctatagaagtctatggggaaatgagcctacttctcacttggATCTATTACCTTAGTAAACATTTTCCCAacgagtttatggtctcaaatgctagtttcaagtcttcctTAAAACAGCATGATGTCCCTTTCGGAAATTATAGTCccattagtctcgctttgccagaccgtcTGTCTGGCTAGTCAACATATTATTTCAGGATGGAAGAAAAatgttctctggtttattggcagttctttaagccaatcacaatcatcttgggcggcgctaagcgcctgACAGGAACGGAGCAGAGACACGCTCAGTGGAAAATGCCTGTTAGTCGtgcaaaactcagattggacagatagtctagctaacactgtctggatttaccctgcagagatctgaggagcagttaaccatagtcctcataaatccaccagagtttaaaattccaacacaaagaaagcggaagttaACGGACATCCGGGCGAAAAGAGCACGATtcagcggaatttccggcagcaccgtagcaatcccggaagtagaaCGTCGTGGATAAAGACTATAGTCCCATTGACGATAAAgtaggggatgctttaggagcATGACTACACACTGACCTGTCAATTATGATAGAGGCTTAGCAAAAGAGGACTTGTGTGGACAGGTGAATGAGAGGCTTTTGAGAAAAGCACTATGCAATTACAGTCCATTTTCTAAGTGAAGCTAATATTACTGAACTTTTGAGAGACCTGATTGTTTACTCATTATGAAGCACGTACTGTACTGTCACATTAATGTCCACTTTTAAAATTACTGTTCATATCcagattgtattttaatttttcacAGAGCTTCTGACCGACAATGTCGGAGTGGCGATAAATTGTGCCAAGCGCGTCGTTAGGGATCCCGCTGGCATCAGCGCCTGGTAAGATCTGATGATGATGTGACTGTTATGTGTTCACGAACCTGTGGAGAGATGGGTAATGTCCCTCTGTCTGGTTTCAGGGTGGGCTGGCGCAACCACTGCCAGAACCGCGACCTGAGCTCCTATTTGGCAGGATGTGGTCTTTAAAGAACAGGTGGAACCAGGACACTGTCATCGGCATAATACAATTCTACAATATTTAGCTGCAGTGGATTGAATCGTTTTGGTTGGTAGCTTGATATGTTTGATCTACCAGGAGTAAAACACAGTTAGTGAAGCTACAGATTAGTTCTTATTAAACCAGGCAATTCTATTGTTTACTTTCACTGTATTTAGTTTATAGTTGACATAATGTAACAGATCAAATCAGTGAAGAGAAATGTGGTGATTTCAGCCAGTATCTGTTGTTGTCTGTTGCtcattttaaaaccaaattaaaatgttgatttCCACTAATGACAGttgtttattcattcattcattaaaattaatgttaaaacaatCGAGAGGCACTTGAGGTTATTTCTTATTCTGCTATATTTAAAACAAAGTTTTAAACTGATCTGCTGCTTTTAAACAGCTGGGCATGAAGCAGTTAAATTTTTTAAGGCTATGACTTaagattattgtcatttttactaTTGATGGTTTCTCGCATTTAGATTCTCAGTCTATTGAAAAGGACCATGAACTGTGAAGATGACCAACCTGTCTCTACTTCAtaccactgtacaaaagtgaaacCAAAATATTGCGGATACGGGCGCCCCCCACCTTGTAATTTTGGATCCAGAGTCCGTCAATCATGACATTTCACTCAGTTTTTAAAGcatcaaataaattaaaaccatcaaataaatgaaaaccaaacttatcaaaaaaaattacacttggaaaaacagcagctgtgatcctaaatgacagaaaccatctttgggaaaaAATGGACGTTTCTCAATCTGCGTTCTTGTatggacttgtgttcttgtgtccctgtgaaacgtcatcttctgtactgtcccaatacacaagttcgcatttcACAACAATTATACGGAAATGCTCttgacacacgcacgcacgcacgcacgcacgcacgcacgcacgcacgcacgcacgcacgcacgcatatTGCCACAGAGTTATTTGCACTCTTGTGATTGAGAAACAGCGGcgcaaacttttattttttttattttgacagggtAGTGCGAGTGAACTTGGAACGTCTGGCTCTGGCGGAGCTTTTCTGGCACGGCTGTGGAGGTTGGGGGGCATTGAACCCTACTGGGCAAGGTTCAAAGCTTCCATTGCTAAAGCTGAGGTGGGGAGCTGTGGTCTctgggtcttaggtgcctcaaggggggCGGTAACCCTCGAACActgtggtggacaccggtggtcagggatgCCGTGCCACTAAAAAAGGAGTTATGAGTGCATTTAGAGTAAAAATCCATTTCAATATTACGAGACAAAAACGGTGAGtattcatgtaaaacaagaagtagcaaaaaacataaaaatatgcaTGAAACCAAAGAGGATCTTATGAGCAGGAGCTAAACATGAAACTGTACACTCCCTGCTCAAcggcaaacagcagacagacacttaaagactagctggtgaacatggtGGAGCATTtaacagatatttccctcaggagttggtggagaccaaaacagagctaagagagagaggataatggacttacattcatcaagTGTTGCTCTTTGTCTGTTGGATGTATTGAATAGGTAACGTATTGCTAACAAGCCATAGCAATTTAATCAATTAATgtgtaatacaaaaataaataaatacattacagtagCTAGATAGAGGTagaggtggtggatgggtcaaacaacacaggagactggggtttgtgtcccgttcttgttcGGCGTGTCACttaattgtacattttttgACCCCACTTATGATCttacctaaccctaactaagtgGTTTTGCTCTGCACATTAATTAAAAATGACAGCAAGGGGTCCCAACCCAGAGCGTTAAAACGCGACACCAAGGGGTCCTGatcaagcgtcagtatttgacaAGTTGGAAGAGAGAATGTATTGTGAGGGTAGAAACCAGGGGCTGATGCATAGACTCTAAGTGAAGCCAAAGCATCTTGATCTCTCCCTGGTGGCTGactgcagtataggtcataaatcCACCCCCTCTATGTTAGTGAATGGGACATGGACCAACCAAAAGTACACCTCAAATTAtttttcctgaagaggatttttgtcattttaggtagttcttATCACCATGTTCAAGTGTTTCATTCTCTGataagtttggtttttattagttattttatGCTATAAAAAACGaggtgattgacagctgtgattgacccGCTATTGGTTGGACAAGTGTATGTGCGGGACTCCACTGCCCCATAACATGactggctccaaaattacaacATGGCAGCGCCTGTATCCAGGATAtcttggcttcacttttgtagaGTGGGAGGGAAAGTGAGAAACATACAGAATGCACTGGGGTTTAGGTTCCCCAGTAAAGTAGATCCTGGCAGCCTTGACTCTACCCCTGTAGTCCATGGTCATTAAGTCACAACCACTTTTGGGCGATCAAATCAAATCCATGAAGAATCTAATCAATCCAATCCAAACATAGTTACAGTATGCCATGCTCATTCATTCAGATATGTGTCATTACAGATGTCACTCTTGACAGCCATTTCACTGGGACTTTGATTAAACCTAATTCTAACCTTAACCCCAATGCCACCTACACATGATCAGCTGCCAAACCGCGGGTAGGGCACAGAGCAGAGAGGCAAAGCACAGCGTGGGAAAGTTCTGGAAGTGGCTGCGCCTTGAAAGGTCAGCGAcaactaggtcaaagttgaaatcatTAGAACTTTGAGCAGCAATTCCAAGCGATGCGTTGGGCGGCACCTCTCTCCCCATAGAAAAACAATGGGTTTTGGATTTtaccgcggatcatgtgtaggcttaatccttgtgttgtcttcccatcaaccatgcacttgttgacccggtctgttttgcttttttataaagcataaagtataaatgatgaaccaattcTATTTCGCACCTTCTAGCCAACTTTATTCCAACTCATTACTACTAGTTTTACACctatttttggaatttatggtcaataaatctcatttactgtagcctacattaaattatACCTAATGTTGGAGTAAAATAAGCAGacattatgatttattttcactatagtGAAGATCAGATGAATATATGTTGATGGATTATCACACAGaccttgaaaaaaaagacaacacaagtcTTAGCAGCTTTTTGAAGTAGTAAGGACCGGTCAACACTTTCAAGGGCTCTCAAGGTCCTACATGTaattggaaaaagaaaaaaaaaactaactcaaGGTAGCTTATTTCAGAGCTTTCAACTTCTTATCTTCTCATCTTATGGTCCTTCTCAGCAGATATAGTTTATTACAGTTCAGTTGTCATAAGAATTACATGCATATTCTGTATGGAGAAGGCCCTTTCCGAACAATGCTCCTATATATTACACATTATAAACTGACAATTATCAGAATCAGATTAGATACTGGCCAGGGGtggactgggaccaaaaatcggccctggcattttggcccagaccgcCCCACTATATAAGATCACAAATCCCATCCGTCCTTGTGCTCCCCTGAATATGTATACCAACTACTACTCCTTAAAACTACTAACGCCATGTAATGAGTAAGTAAGAATCAgtgagagttgacacattaaatatttcaaaaaagtgccatttattcATACAATAAAACGATATACTgctcatgaatcataaaacaagctatatatatatatatatatatatatatatatatatatatatatatatattatcatttgACGACTGAAGAGGCCCTGCGCTTTGACTTTAAGAGGTCtagcatgagtttttgtctgccattgcagatagaaaagctacaattctcattaagaaagtttgcatgatgtgcaacgtttatccAGGCAGTttttatcaaggggttaagtgttttaagtGGAGTTGTGCTTACCGCAGGTTCTaccctcactccctcatctctgtccctctcctccattAGTCTCCTCACTGTGCTAGCCACTACCGCCGGCCCCCGACACCACCACCACTATCATCagccacgggagctgatgaaAGTCCTTTTACTGCCGAAAACATGTCTGTCAATTTGATACATTTTGTCGGcctgtttctttttctcacgcAGCGTCCCTGCACctcctttgcgtttcttctccatgatctctAGCACTATTCTAGCCTGGCAGgtgcatgcaggcagaaatcccaaagagggtgctgtgtaaagatatgctgtcctcttcactgtcttggttaacgttatcctcacctagcgccacttcacaactagctgctgctgctgtagcgacatattcatcgctttggactgttgttcttcATGTCTGTATCTCCAACAGTAGCCGTAAAAAAGTTTGTCAtctttggcagcgttgccaaatacttattggcgtcttttcgcttttttcttttatttgagctgCTTGGGtaacttcatttaattttttgtctTGTTCCTGTCgctgtgtgtttatctttcgcgttacggactagtccatttcattgtgaaagtagggggtgtatgTGTAGGGACAGAAAACCTAGCttatgtgatatttttgactaaagtgttttgGGCCAGCCCAGtgtcaattgaaaaaacaacGGGCCGCCGATCTAGGCCTACCGCTTTTATGGGCCGGTTCATGGGTCggcaacaaaaaacaacaaaagtgtcGGCGGTTGGCCCAAAAAGCatgtcggcccaccgggaaagtgcccggtatgccagatggccagtccgccCTTGATACTGGCTACTCTTCTGATTGGTCACACCAGCAAAGCAGTTTAACCTTGACCACCCCAATCTCCTACTTATGTATAAGGCGTTTGGTATTTTTGCAGAATTCTCATTGCTCTTTGGACTATAAGCGGAGCCTTTAAAGCACGTAGAACTGCATGATCATTTGTCATAAATTGTCAATTCCGTGATGTAAGTTTCTGTGACTGAGGTGTACCGAATGGGAGCAAATCTCAGCAGCCGGGTTCCAAAAATGTGGTAGAAAGCCTGAGACTTGAAGAGTGGGGGCTGTTATAGCGGCAGATTAATGACACAGTCATGGCGATAATTAATGTAATTTGGGCGTGAATATAAAAGCTTTATCATGACCAACTAAAACATCATTACCGGCAGCAGCTTCGTGTCTCCAGTTTAACCTCAGCCGGTGTTTTCTGATGCAGAGCACGAACAGAGCTGCTGTTACAAGATTGAAACAGGAatccctgagagagagagagagagagagagagagagagagagagagagagagcatctgGCAATGAAGCAGGAATTTAAATGTGTAGTTGCAGTGATCAGAAACTGGCATCATAGAGCCATTAGCAGATGCAAATGAGGGCAGAGCTGCAGGCTGGTTTGTCTCACTCTGTCTTTAACACACAAAAGCACCGCACACAACACATAgtcacacattcagacacagtCCTGAATGTGGACTGGGAACAGTTTGTGCCAAGTATCTGGCAGAACAAACAACATAGTGATGATTTAGCTATTCTTAGAGTGTAACCAGTTTACTGCAGCTAGAGCTGTAAAGTGTGTCCTAAAGGTGgtgctggagagagagagagagagagagagagagagagagagagagagacagacgtgCGCCAAGCTTTCAGGAGAGGAAgaatgtttttgaaatgtttgcaACAAGCAGCTAATCAAACAGTATCATTTGGACAGAGCAggcataaaatataataaaaatctaggctatatatatatatatatatatatatatatatagatccTACACTTAAATTATGACTGAGATGCTTGCTCACTAACGTTTAATcgcaaaacttttttttactcttaagtCAATTCTTAGCAGTGTTCTTGTGATTCTCAGAGGCTTGATAAATACAGGCCTATGTTAGGATGTTAGGATTTGtgcaggcttggacccaaaaatGTAGAGAGTTAGGACGAGGAGGCAGTGTAAGGTTTTGAAggtttattaaattaaaatggcTACAACAAAAAGTGTCCTGAAGCAAGCAGGTAAAAAACTGGCAAAAGGAAAATCCCAAAACACTAGGAACAAAACTAcacagttcagttcagtcactttattatcccaaatgGGAAACTTGATATGCAGTCAGGAGTGCAAGATAAAAAGAAACGCATtcaaacatacaaatacacaagaCAACAATATAAAGACATGAGTACAAAAATGTTTCCTGTATgtaacacacacccacaacacAATGTATCACCACTGGAGCAATCTCTAAAAAATTCTACATTACATGTGCAAATTAAGCCAAGTTATTGCACATGGGACAAAGGAGTTTTTACTAGTATTGCTCTTGAACCGGGGTACTCTAAATCTGCGACCTGAGGGGAGTGTTAGGAACTCAGAGTGAAGGGGGTGGTTTGTGCAGTCTAatggtgtttttccattatATGGTACCTGCTCGCCTCGATTCTACtcaccttttttggttttctattATAAAAAAAGGTCCCTgatacctgccaacaggtactttgaCGTggaaacctgcagactactgatcggtcggagagaatcgtcactattcactgcgtcatcattgctggcgacagacgggggtgtcctgaacaaatgGCTGCGTTGCTATGACGACCATACAACATCACGCTCTCCTCGCGCAcaaggcggtactaaatctgcaatggaaaaaggaggacggggcaccgcgtCAAAGCCGAGccgagtagagctggtactagcagtgggtaagggCCTAAATATATTGCTGGGGGGGGCTAAAACCAATCACCTTGTCAGCCACCTTTACAATATGGCGGAGGTACAAACGTTGCTGTCCCTTCTTACAGACTGCATCACAGATGACTTAAAACTTCAGGTTTTTAAATCAATAACCAGATACTTATACTGTTCAACAAACTCAATTCCAGTTCCTTTAATGAAAGTCTGAGATGGTGGGAGGGATGATTTCCTAAAATCAATTACCACATCCTTGGTTTTTGTGGCGTTTAATTGGACAAACTCATCTACCACTGGCCCACGCTCAGATTCATCTTTACGGAGCAGGCTAATGATGACCATAACTGACTAACTAACTGACTTAGTAATGAAATTGTCAAATGATAATTTAGTTGCttcttgtaaatatatataaatgttacTGATTGTGTTATATGGGCTTATGGTATTGTCTCGTATCGCAGTTGTTCTTGTGGTactttttcacatcaaggaACCCtgaactgacacaaattagactgCAGACCCCCCATCTGATAAGACTTGGTCCCAGGGTCCCCTACCTGATAGACTTTTTAgcttttggatgttttattacagaaagtgaatGAAACCCATGTCAAATAGTCatcttttttcacctgggtcgaacattgggagagttagcgtagagtagcgttatcagctgatccaggtttgtatcttttaagttaccccactaataatgcccaaaatgataccaaacttctacactattacaaataggttatgtactcataaaacgatggattggaaagtttgtaagtacaccagaagtttatgtaaataacacttgcctgctggcttcttgtctctgctgctgttgctgctgctgttactaccaggcagtaagagtgcttagggctgtctacaaattacaacaccaaaaagagatacagcaaaaatatttattaatttaactttttttttttttaagtaagtgctgtagtatataTAGcgggagacaagtaataatagaggtaagtttggagacattaccttatttaatcattaaattaataaatatttttgttgtatctcttttcggtgttgtaatttgtag contains:
- the LOC114570686 gene encoding lysozyme C → MRCLVFLLFVALANAKLYQRCEWARVLKANGMDGYRSISLADWVCLSKWESSYSTTAINHNTDGSTDYGIFQINSRWWCNDGLTPTKNACNINCRELLTDNVGVAINCAKRVVRDPAGISAWVGWRNHCQNRDLSSYLAGCGL